From a single bacterium genomic region:
- a CDS encoding translocation/assembly module TamB domain-containing protein, whose translation MEEETRKEQPPQPEPRKARPGRVRKFLRRWRHKPVQALLRLTLLLVVAAGLFLYWFYRTNRETIIMLAGDLVEAQTHRLFASPTTFSRMETPELGHFIFHDFRIEDPSDSSRHFLFVRRVEVKFDPLRLIWRGINLSFLQLENADCWVHHDSLAASYNIEMLFRSSGHKDPGKPKDKGSGTRIRIRHIVISELHARLDDLDEKPIENRIHHLEGNFTHIGGENLVEVNRSRIWSDYHQIGLIAYSGIVTIRGSFLGFQESRVIKGATDLTGSGFVDFHARTWRYEVLPGRLDMEDLPTELGLSGELIGPAGISAEFGGTFDSTAILARISVPRGTIFGYPVQDLKTVLRYDSDRLSFEDISSGVAGGTVSGGLQFLFGRAGSGYHAVFESRDIDIARLRFEFTRGVRGRLGGHVELDGQGYDEATLDLAVRGRGLGGQLFEVPVDSAQVDYTLHQGRSRLDDLALYSSGAVLTAIGDLKNEQTFLFVLVEQLPAARLVRWFPVEGLSGILDFSGSLSGNLDDPELRGTFTLTDGAYGKLQFARMDGKCDLRNVVTRANGTFDTEFSSAGFAGLALNSIRVSATVPDSGDIRFDPLSVVQDSLNNLYCRGTYLPVGTGGEFRLDLDTLSLLYAGRRAIAEDSIHLHRHGDTTQVSGIRLRALGGEVSGEITALDSGWFDTAVAFRNLDLQRLPDSLKPPFDLAGRAEGRLLLRGTLQEPTGSVELNIDDPVISLMHLDQAAGRFRLDRTNLRIDSLALSGAGTLSTVQGVVPLSVFATGNQPSKDSRPVSLRVRFNSFPLNALRSKVVPFSAGRIDGELEIGGTPERPSLSGKIGLSGGEGLIAPINTRLQNMNGRLELTGGALVLDELSSSSPEGKLKISGRIPLSGFHPDSLDIAVSGRDLVLQQFRYVTSLRVNADLTLRGPVARPLLDGTVRVTEGEISPAFGAAVPGAEEESASPAGAPEMRLPVLPIDYDLRFSAQENFWLRNRNAGIKLTANLRATQKGGPPAVNGQITTVTGYYSVFGRRFQLKYGTIQFQGQATINPLLNINAERTVRGRVLRTDLVGSSWSLQSTTGSSLAGEQYEMDSNTFALHIGGTLNSPRFDITVRDVNDREIEPPLTPEMARSLVLVDQTYREFQQQSGLSQSKLLDQAANLALNQANPYLQEWTGLDELSFESQLFTRQSGTGAAEDQNADRASAKLTMGEFLFEKVFFSFSQDLIDPSARSAQIEYLIDRNSSVVGQTDSRGHFSLDFRYLIKY comes from the coding sequence ATGGAAGAGGAAACACGGAAAGAGCAGCCGCCGCAGCCGGAGCCGAGGAAGGCCCGTCCGGGCCGGGTGCGCAAGTTTCTGCGGCGCTGGCGGCACAAGCCGGTGCAGGCCCTTCTGCGCCTGACACTGCTGCTTGTGGTCGCGGCCGGGCTGTTCCTCTACTGGTTCTACCGCACGAACCGTGAGACGATCATAATGCTGGCCGGCGACCTGGTCGAGGCCCAGACCCACCGTCTGTTCGCCAGCCCGACCACGTTCAGCCGGATGGAGACCCCGGAGCTGGGCCATTTCATCTTCCACGATTTCCGCATCGAGGACCCGTCCGACAGCTCGCGGCATTTCCTGTTCGTCCGGCGGGTGGAGGTGAAATTCGACCCGCTGCGCCTGATCTGGCGCGGGATCAACCTGTCCTTCCTGCAGCTCGAAAACGCCGACTGCTGGGTCCACCACGACAGCCTGGCCGCCTCGTACAATATCGAGATGCTTTTCCGCTCCAGCGGGCACAAGGATCCAGGCAAGCCCAAGGACAAAGGTTCCGGCACCCGGATACGTATCCGTCACATCGTGATCAGTGAACTGCACGCGCGGTTGGATGACCTGGACGAAAAGCCGATCGAGAACCGCATCCACCACCTTGAGGGCAATTTTACCCACATCGGCGGCGAGAACCTGGTGGAGGTGAACCGGTCGCGCATCTGGTCCGACTACCATCAGATCGGCCTCATCGCCTATTCCGGCATAGTCACGATTCGCGGCAGTTTCCTCGGGTTCCAGGAAAGCCGGGTAATCAAGGGCGCCACCGACCTGACAGGCTCGGGGTTCGTGGATTTCCACGCCCGCACCTGGCGTTACGAGGTCCTGCCAGGCCGCCTGGACATGGAGGACCTGCCGACTGAGCTGGGCCTGAGCGGCGAGCTGATCGGGCCGGCCGGGATCAGCGCCGAATTCGGCGGAACTTTCGACTCGACCGCGATCCTGGCCCGTATTTCCGTGCCGCGCGGGACGATTTTCGGCTACCCGGTCCAGGACCTCAAAACTGTCCTGCGTTACGATTCCGACCGCCTGAGCTTCGAGGACATCTCCTCCGGAGTCGCCGGGGGGACGGTCAGCGGCGGCCTTCAGTTCCTGTTCGGGCGGGCGGGCAGCGGCTACCATGCCGTGTTCGAGAGCCGGGACATCGACATCGCGCGGCTGAGGTTCGAGTTCACCCGTGGGGTGCGTGGCAGGCTCGGCGGGCACGTGGAGCTGGACGGGCAGGGCTACGACGAGGCGACGCTGGACCTTGCGGTCAGGGGACGGGGCCTGGGGGGCCAGCTGTTCGAGGTCCCGGTGGACAGTGCCCAGGTGGACTACACCCTGCACCAGGGCCGCTCGCGCCTGGACGACCTGGCCCTGTACTCCAGCGGGGCGGTGCTCACCGCCATCGGCGACCTGAAAAACGAGCAGACATTCCTGTTCGTGCTGGTCGAGCAGCTTCCGGCGGCGCGGCTTGTCCGCTGGTTCCCGGTCGAGGGCCTGAGCGGGATTCTCGATTTCTCGGGCTCGCTGAGCGGCAACCTGGACGACCCCGAGCTGCGCGGGACTTTCACCCTGACCGACGGGGCCTACGGCAAGTTGCAGTTCGCCCGGATGGACGGCAAGTGCGACCTGCGCAACGTGGTCACCCGGGCCAACGGCACGTTCGACACCGAATTCAGCTCGGCCGGTTTCGCCGGCCTGGCCCTCAACTCGATCCGCGTCAGCGCCACGGTCCCGGACAGCGGCGACATCCGGTTCGACCCGCTGAGCGTGGTCCAGGACAGCCTGAACAACCTGTACTGCCGCGGGACCTACCTGCCGGTGGGCACGGGCGGGGAGTTCCGCCTGGACCTGGACACGCTGAGCCTTCTTTACGCCGGGCGCCGCGCGATCGCCGAGGACAGCATCCACCTGCACCGTCACGGCGACACGACCCAGGTGTCCGGCATCCGTCTGCGCGCCCTGGGCGGCGAGGTGAGCGGCGAGATCACGGCCCTGGACTCGGGCTGGTTCGACACGGCGGTCGCGTTCCGCAACCTCGACCTCCAGCGCTTGCCGGATTCGCTCAAACCGCCGTTCGACCTGGCCGGCCGGGCCGAGGGCCGTCTGCTGCTCCGGGGCACGCTCCAGGAGCCCACCGGCTCAGTCGAGCTGAATATCGACGACCCGGTGATTTCTCTGATGCACCTGGACCAGGCCGCTGGCCGTTTCCGCCTGGACCGGACCAACCTGCGCATAGACTCGTTAGCTCTGTCCGGGGCCGGCACGTTGAGCACGGTGCAGGGGGTGGTGCCGCTGTCGGTGTTCGCCACCGGCAACCAGCCGTCGAAGGACAGCCGCCCGGTGTCGCTGCGGGTGCGTTTCAACTCTTTCCCGCTCAACGCCCTGCGCAGCAAGGTGGTCCCGTTCAGCGCCGGGCGTATCGACGGCGAGCTGGAGATAGGAGGAACGCCCGAGCGGCCCAGCCTTTCGGGCAAAATCGGCCTGAGCGGCGGCGAGGGGCTGATCGCCCCGATCAACACCCGCCTGCAGAACATGAACGGCCGCCTGGAGCTGACCGGCGGCGCCTTGGTGCTGGATGAGCTGAGTTCCTCCAGCCCGGAGGGCAAGCTCAAAATCAGCGGGCGCATCCCGCTCAGCGGTTTCCATCCCGACAGCCTGGACATCGCGGTCAGCGGCCGCGACCTGGTGCTGCAGCAGTTCCGCTACGTGACCAGCCTGCGGGTCAACGCCGACCTGACCCTGCGCGGCCCGGTGGCCCGCCCCCTGCTGGACGGGACGGTGCGCGTGACCGAGGGTGAAATCAGCCCGGCTTTCGGCGCGGCGGTGCCCGGCGCCGAGGAGGAAAGCGCCTCCCCGGCCGGCGCCCCCGAGATGCGCCTGCCCGTGCTGCCCATCGACTACGACCTGCGGTTCAGCGCCCAGGAGAATTTCTGGCTGCGCAACCGCAACGCCGGGATCAAGCTGACCGCCAACCTGCGCGCCACCCAGAAAGGCGGCCCTCCGGCGGTAAACGGCCAGATTACTACTGTGACCGGGTACTATTCTGTGTTCGGACGGCGTTTCCAGCTCAAATACGGCACGATCCAGTTCCAGGGCCAGGCGACGATCAATCCCCTGCTCAATATCAACGCCGAGCGCACCGTGCGCGGCCGGGTGCTGCGCACCGACCTGGTCGGCTCGTCCTGGAGCCTTCAGAGCACCACCGGATCCTCCCTGGCCGGCGAGCAGTACGAAATGGACAGCAACACCTTCGCCCTGCATATCGGCGGCACACTGAACAGCCCGCGTTTCGACATCACGGTGCGGGATGTCAACGACCGCGAGATCGAGCCGCCCCTGACCCCGGAAATGGCCCGCAGCCTGGTGCTGGTCGACCAGACCTACCGTGAGTTCCAGCAGCAGTCGGGGCTGTCGCAGAGCAAGCTGCTCGACCAGGCCGCCAACCTGGCCCTGAACCAGGCCAACCCCTACCTTCAGGAATGGACCGGCCTGGATGAGCTCAGTTTCGAAAGCCAGCTTTTCACCCGTCAGAGCGGCACCGGCGCCGCCGAGGACCAGAACGCCGACCGCGCCAGCGCCAAGCTGACCATGGGCGAATTCCTGTTCGAGAAGGTGTTTTTCAGCTTTTCGCAAGACCTGATCGACCCCTCGGCCCGCAGCGCGCAGATCGAGTATCTGATCGACCGGAACAGCTCGGTGGTGGGCCAGACCGATTCGCGGGGACATTTCAGCCTGGATTTCCGCTATCTGATAAAATATTGA
- a CDS encoding tetratricopeptide repeat protein, translating into MKVYAGNTVRTFALVGMLMTQALCSVAFAQSGRPKVLVLPPKSTLDKKVVTSFQWELAKQLDKSGKFDIISQEQFDSYIKGMKGSLEETIASDTLLAMMMDSLKASIYTSGTLDQTGGAGSQVRAKIDYVFLSHQSEGKNYTIEGQPATVDNEKQINDLADKCVEVIITASERISARSIAMSYFRSAIYDKAIENFKKLQELQPGDADASFMIATCYLNMDSTEKALGLYQQILDTVDPNYVPALEILAKTYFTNNDFVKAETYYGKLIQAKPDDYGYHQYMAYVKLRLEKAAEAIDEFDKTVAIRDDSPEIRFQMGYAEFNLAKGLEKTDPAAYKARLEHDLQSLDRAVEMLRQKQDLDDTQKKMLADCLFYKGSTLQALERGQGALDAFSSIFEVQPDYQNAFYSYYNMARIANDLKKYEEAIKYYREAIKLAPEASVWSFYLNIGEIYRMRFKDSRNAVEAYTSALKGAPADNQQALFYLRGINYYDLGQELDYSSKEDADIDALIEKGDMTKDKAIQAVGYYDKAAADLARVSDAKYAKSAKQHLDNIAQLKTRAEQIKKQIDYNEKTK; encoded by the coding sequence ATGAAAGTGTACGCCGGTAATACTGTGCGCACGTTCGCGCTGGTTGGCATGCTCATGACGCAGGCCCTTTGCAGCGTCGCATTCGCCCAGAGCGGACGGCCCAAGGTGCTTGTCCTGCCGCCCAAGAGCACACTGGACAAGAAAGTGGTCACAAGCTTCCAGTGGGAGCTGGCCAAGCAGCTCGACAAGTCTGGCAAATTCGACATCATCTCCCAGGAGCAGTTCGACAGCTACATCAAGGGCATGAAGGGCAGCCTGGAGGAGACCATCGCCAGCGACACCCTGCTCGCCATGATGATGGACTCACTGAAGGCCTCGATCTACACCTCCGGCACGCTCGATCAGACGGGCGGAGCGGGATCCCAGGTGCGGGCCAAGATCGACTACGTATTCCTGAGCCATCAGAGCGAGGGAAAGAACTACACCATCGAGGGCCAGCCCGCGACGGTGGACAACGAGAAGCAGATCAACGACCTGGCCGACAAGTGCGTCGAGGTGATCATCACGGCCTCGGAGCGGATCAGCGCCCGCAGCATCGCCATGTCGTATTTCCGTAGCGCGATCTACGACAAGGCCATCGAGAATTTCAAGAAACTTCAGGAACTCCAGCCGGGCGATGCGGACGCCTCTTTCATGATCGCCACCTGCTACCTGAACATGGACTCCACGGAAAAGGCCCTCGGGCTGTACCAGCAGATCCTGGACACTGTCGACCCGAACTACGTGCCGGCCCTGGAAATCCTGGCCAAGACCTATTTCACCAATAACGACTTCGTGAAAGCCGAGACCTACTACGGCAAGCTCATCCAGGCCAAGCCGGACGATTACGGCTACCATCAGTACATGGCCTACGTGAAGCTGCGCCTGGAGAAGGCGGCGGAAGCGATCGACGAGTTCGACAAGACCGTGGCCATCCGGGATGATTCACCCGAAATCCGTTTCCAGATGGGCTACGCCGAATTCAACCTGGCCAAGGGCCTGGAAAAGACCGACCCGGCGGCTTACAAAGCCCGTCTGGAGCACGACCTGCAGTCCCTCGACCGCGCGGTCGAGATGCTGCGCCAGAAACAGGACCTCGACGATACACAGAAAAAGATGCTGGCCGACTGCCTGTTCTACAAGGGCAGCACTCTGCAGGCGCTCGAACGCGGCCAGGGGGCTCTCGATGCTTTCAGCAGCATCTTCGAGGTGCAGCCCGACTACCAGAACGCTTTCTACTCGTACTACAACATGGCGCGTATCGCCAACGACCTGAAGAAGTACGAGGAGGCGATCAAGTATTACCGCGAGGCGATCAAGCTGGCGCCCGAGGCCAGCGTGTGGTCGTTCTATCTGAACATCGGTGAAATCTACCGCATGCGTTTCAAGGACAGCCGCAACGCGGTCGAGGCCTACACCAGCGCACTCAAGGGCGCCCCGGCCGACAACCAGCAGGCCCTGTTCTACCTGCGCGGGATCAACTACTACGACCTGGGTCAGGAGCTGGATTACTCGAGCAAGGAAGACGCCGACATCGACGCTCTGATCGAAAAAGGCGATATGACCAAGGACAAGGCCATTCAGGCGGTCGGCTATTACGACAAGGCCGCCGCCGACCTGGCCCGGGTGAGCGACGCCAAGTACGCCAAGAGCGCCAAG